One genomic segment of Intestinimonas butyriciproducens includes these proteins:
- a CDS encoding DNA gyrase/topoisomerase IV subunit A, translating into MAKKKGPQEGAKRVDNPNVQGLHAEVLEQPITQTLEINYMPYAMSVIVSRAIPEIDGFKPSHRKLLYTMYQMKLLGGARTKSANVVGQTMKLNPHGDQAIYDTMVRLSRGYGALLHPLVDSKGNFGKVYSRDMAWAASRYTEVRLDAICAELFRDIDQDTVDFVPNYDGTLQEPTLLPTTFPNVLVSANQGIAVGMASNLCGFHLGEVCDATMAYLKNPNCDLTATLKAPDFPTGGELLYDAEELSAIYRTGRGSFKVQAKWRYVKEENLIEIYEIPYTTTVEAIMDKVAELVKGGKVKEISDMRDETDLTGLKLAIDLKRGTDPDKLMAKLFRMTPLRDSFACNFNILIAGMPRVMGVREILEEWTAWRMEGVRRRTYFVMKKKQDKLHLLKGLKRILLDIDRAIQIIRDTEEDAEVVPNLMIGFGIDEVQAEYVADIRLRNINKEYILKRIEETSTLEQEIADLQDIVNRPERVKEIIISELVNVKKKYAVPRRTALVYEHALESSDPEEDIPDYPVNVFLSREGYFKKITPQSLRMSSEQKYKEGDGAFLSWECGNRDELLVFTDKQQCYKTRMSDFDDAKASVLGDYLPTKLGFDEGESFVWACVPGDYSGNLLFFFQNGKAARVELSGYQTQTRRKRLTGAYSDKSPLVTAYLLREEMEMAVWSTEGRALIFHTASLAPKATRSTQGVNIMTLKPKYRLEGAAPLSATPIQNAARYRARSLPVAGALLREEDRGEEQMSLMEPS; encoded by the coding sequence TTGGCTAAGAAAAAGGGCCCCCAGGAGGGGGCCAAACGGGTGGACAACCCCAATGTGCAGGGCCTCCATGCCGAAGTGCTGGAACAGCCCATTACCCAGACCCTGGAAATCAATTATATGCCCTACGCCATGAGCGTCATCGTCTCACGGGCTATCCCGGAGATCGACGGGTTCAAACCCTCCCATCGGAAGCTTCTCTACACCATGTATCAGATGAAGCTGCTGGGCGGAGCGCGGACCAAGTCCGCCAACGTGGTGGGCCAGACCATGAAGCTCAATCCTCACGGCGACCAGGCCATCTACGACACCATGGTCCGCCTCTCCAGGGGCTATGGAGCCCTCCTCCACCCGCTGGTGGACTCCAAGGGCAATTTCGGCAAGGTGTACTCCCGGGATATGGCCTGGGCGGCCTCCCGCTATACGGAAGTCCGGCTGGATGCCATCTGCGCCGAGCTCTTCCGGGACATTGACCAGGATACGGTGGACTTTGTCCCCAACTACGACGGCACCCTCCAGGAGCCCACCCTTCTGCCCACCACCTTTCCAAACGTGCTGGTATCCGCCAACCAGGGCATCGCCGTGGGCATGGCCTCCAACCTGTGCGGCTTCCATCTGGGCGAGGTGTGCGACGCCACCATGGCCTATCTCAAAAATCCCAACTGCGACCTCACCGCCACTCTCAAGGCCCCCGACTTCCCCACCGGCGGGGAGCTGCTCTACGACGCGGAAGAGCTCTCCGCCATCTACCGGACCGGGCGGGGCTCCTTCAAGGTCCAGGCAAAGTGGCGGTATGTCAAAGAGGAAAATCTGATCGAGATCTATGAGATCCCCTATACCACCACTGTGGAGGCCATCATGGACAAGGTGGCCGAGCTGGTAAAGGGCGGAAAGGTCAAGGAGATCTCCGACATGCGGGATGAGACCGATCTCACCGGCCTCAAGCTTGCCATCGACCTCAAGCGGGGCACCGACCCCGACAAGCTGATGGCCAAGCTCTTCCGCATGACCCCGCTGCGGGACTCCTTTGCCTGCAACTTCAATATCCTCATCGCCGGCATGCCCCGGGTCATGGGGGTGCGGGAGATCCTGGAGGAGTGGACGGCCTGGCGGATGGAGGGCGTCCGCCGCCGGACCTACTTCGTTATGAAGAAAAAGCAGGACAAGCTCCACCTTTTGAAGGGCCTTAAACGCATCCTGCTGGATATCGACCGGGCCATCCAGATCATCCGGGACACCGAAGAGGACGCCGAGGTGGTGCCCAATCTGATGATCGGCTTCGGCATTGACGAAGTCCAGGCCGAATATGTGGCCGATATCCGCCTGAGGAACATCAATAAGGAGTATATCCTCAAGCGCATCGAAGAGACTTCCACACTGGAGCAGGAGATCGCTGATCTTCAGGACATCGTGAACCGCCCGGAGCGGGTCAAGGAGATCATCATTTCAGAGCTCGTCAACGTGAAGAAGAAGTATGCGGTCCCCCGGCGCACTGCGCTGGTCTACGAACATGCGCTGGAATCCTCCGATCCGGAGGAGGACATCCCCGATTATCCGGTGAACGTCTTCCTCTCCCGGGAGGGCTATTTCAAAAAAATCACCCCCCAGTCCCTGCGCATGAGCTCGGAGCAGAAGTACAAGGAGGGCGACGGTGCCTTTCTCTCCTGGGAGTGCGGCAATCGGGACGAGCTGCTGGTCTTTACCGACAAGCAGCAGTGCTATAAGACTCGTATGAGCGACTTCGACGACGCCAAGGCCAGCGTACTGGGCGACTATCTCCCCACCAAGCTGGGCTTCGACGAGGGCGAGAGCTTTGTCTGGGCCTGCGTCCCCGGCGACTACAGCGGAAATCTGCTGTTTTTCTTCCAAAATGGCAAGGCGGCCCGGGTAGAACTCTCCGGTTATCAGACGCAGACGAGACGCAAGCGCTTGACCGGGGCATACTCTGATAAGAGCCCGTTGGTGACGGCCTATCTGCTGCGGGAGGAGATGGAGATGGCCGTCTGGTCCACCGAGGGCCGCGCCCTGATCTTCCACACCGCCTCCCTTGCCCCGAAAGCCACCCGCTCTACCCAGGGGGTCAACATTATGACGCTCAAGCCCAAATACCGGCTGGAGGGTGCCGCCCCGCTGTCCGCCACCCCTATCCAAAATGCCGCCCGCTATCGGGCGCGTTCCCTGCCTGTGGCCGGCGCCCTGCTCAGGGAGGAGGACCGGGGCGAGGAGCAGATGTCCCTGATGGAACCGTCCTGA
- a CDS encoding DNA gyrase/topoisomerase IV subunit B — MPKSTGKQQYGNDSISALKGADRVRKRPGVIFGSDGLEGCEHAVFEILSNAIDEAREGHGDTITITRYEDKSIEVEDFGRGCPVDWNEKEQKFNWELVFCELYAGGKYNNLEGDNYEYSLGLNGLGTCATQYASEYFDALIHRDGFEYSLHFEKGENIGGLQKAPWSGKKTGSRFRWKPDLDVFTDINIPVEFFLDVLKRQAVVNAGVTFRFRNQVNGKFETTDFQYQNGIVDYVRELSGENALTTPVFWQTERRGRDRVDKPDYKVKLSVSFCFSNTVNIIEHYHNSSWLEHGGSPEKAMRSAFVSAIDAYLRQQGKYQKAESKITWNDIQDCLVFVSNNFSTQTSYENQTKKAINNKFVQEAMTDFLKSQMEVYFIENPFDAGKIAEQVLINKRSRESAEKARLNIKKKLSGNVDISNRVQKFVDCRTKDTERRELYIVEGDSALGSVKLSRDAEFQGIMPVRGKILNCLKADFGKIFKSEIITDLLKVLGCGVEVHDKRAKDMADFDLMNLRWNKVVICTDADVDGYQIRTLILTMLYRLTPTLIQRGYVYIAESPLYEINYKEKTWFAYNETEKTNILSELGDRKYTIQRSKGLGENEPDMMWLTTMNPATRRLIKVMPEDVERTAQVFDLLLGDNLSGRKDHIAENGYKYLELADIS; from the coding sequence ATGCCCAAAAGCACTGGCAAGCAGCAGTATGGCAACGACTCTATCTCCGCCCTCAAAGGGGCGGACCGGGTCCGGAAACGGCCCGGAGTCATCTTCGGGTCCGACGGCCTGGAGGGCTGCGAGCACGCCGTTTTTGAAATTCTCAGCAACGCCATTGATGAGGCCCGCGAAGGCCATGGAGACACCATCACCATCACCCGCTACGAGGACAAGTCCATCGAAGTGGAGGACTTCGGCCGGGGCTGCCCGGTGGACTGGAACGAAAAAGAGCAGAAGTTCAACTGGGAGCTGGTTTTCTGCGAACTCTATGCCGGCGGCAAGTACAACAACCTGGAGGGAGACAATTATGAGTACTCCCTGGGTCTCAACGGCTTGGGCACCTGTGCCACACAGTATGCTTCCGAGTATTTTGACGCCCTGATCCATCGCGACGGCTTTGAGTACAGCCTTCACTTTGAAAAGGGTGAAAATATCGGCGGTCTTCAAAAGGCCCCTTGGAGCGGCAAAAAAACAGGGTCTCGGTTCCGTTGGAAGCCGGATCTGGATGTGTTTACCGACATCAACATTCCGGTAGAGTTCTTCCTGGATGTACTCAAGCGCCAAGCGGTGGTCAACGCCGGCGTCACCTTCCGCTTCCGCAACCAAGTAAACGGCAAGTTCGAGACCACCGACTTCCAGTATCAGAACGGCATTGTGGACTATGTTCGGGAGCTATCCGGCGAGAACGCTCTCACCACCCCCGTCTTCTGGCAGACCGAGCGACGGGGCCGGGACCGGGTGGACAAGCCGGACTATAAGGTCAAGCTCTCCGTTTCCTTCTGCTTCTCCAACACGGTGAACATCATCGAACACTATCACAACTCCTCCTGGCTGGAACACGGCGGTTCTCCGGAGAAGGCCATGCGCTCCGCTTTTGTCTCAGCCATCGACGCCTATCTCCGTCAGCAGGGCAAATACCAGAAAGCGGAGAGCAAGATCACCTGGAACGATATCCAGGATTGTCTGGTCTTTGTCTCCAACAACTTTTCCACCCAGACCTCCTATGAAAATCAGACGAAAAAGGCCATCAACAATAAATTCGTCCAGGAGGCCATGACCGATTTTCTCAAAAGTCAGATGGAAGTCTATTTCATCGAAAACCCCTTTGACGCGGGGAAAATCGCCGAGCAGGTCCTCATCAACAAGCGCAGCCGCGAGTCCGCGGAGAAGGCCCGGCTCAACATCAAGAAGAAGCTCTCCGGCAATGTGGATATCTCCAACCGGGTTCAGAAATTTGTGGACTGCCGCACGAAGGACACAGAACGCCGTGAGCTCTATATCGTGGAGGGCGACTCGGCCTTGGGCTCGGTCAAGCTGAGCCGGGACGCAGAATTTCAGGGCATCATGCCGGTCCGCGGCAAGATCCTCAACTGCCTGAAAGCGGATTTCGGCAAGATCTTCAAAAGCGAGATTATCACCGACCTGCTGAAGGTCCTTGGCTGCGGCGTGGAAGTCCACGACAAACGGGCCAAGGATATGGCGGACTTCGATCTCATGAACCTCAGATGGAACAAGGTGGTCATCTGTACCGACGCAGACGTGGACGGCTACCAAATCCGAACCCTTATCCTCACCATGCTCTATCGGCTTACCCCCACCCTCATCCAACGCGGTTACGTCTATATTGCCGAGTCCCCTCTTTATGAGATCAACTACAAGGAAAAGACCTGGTTCGCCTACAATGAGACGGAGAAGACCAACATCCTGTCTGAACTTGGAGACAGGAAGTATACCATTCAGCGCTCCAAGGGACTGGGCGAAAACGAGCCGGACATGATGTGGCTCACCACGATGAATCCCGCCACCCGCCGGCTCATCAAGGTCATGCCGGAGGATGTGGAGCGCACCGCTCAGGTCTTTGACCTCCTGCTGGGAGACAACCTCAGCGGCCGAAAGGACCACATTGCAGAAAATGGGTATAAATATCTAGAACTGGCCGATATCTCTTGA
- a CDS encoding xanthine phosphoribosyltransferase: protein MDELKKRILKDAELGDGDIIRVDMFLNHCMDVALLERVGRALAKRFRGEKITKVLTVESSGIAVACFTALALGVPAVYAKKFQTGYIDPSVYTAEVHSFSMEKSYTIRVSRRYLDEDDRVLLVDDILASGQAILGLLEIASKAGAEIAGIGVAIEKATKDGGDVLRRMGMRVESLVTVDHIEDGRIILAEDD, encoded by the coding sequence ATGGATGAGCTGAAAAAACGCATTTTAAAAGACGCAGAGCTGGGAGACGGGGACATCATCCGGGTGGATATGTTTCTCAACCACTGCATGGACGTGGCGCTTCTGGAGCGGGTGGGCAGGGCTCTGGCCAAACGCTTCAGAGGGGAAAAGATCACCAAGGTCCTCACAGTGGAATCCTCCGGGATTGCCGTCGCCTGCTTTACGGCCCTGGCCCTGGGCGTTCCGGCGGTATATGCCAAGAAGTTCCAGACCGGCTACATCGACCCCTCGGTCTACACCGCGGAGGTCCACTCCTTCTCTATGGAGAAGTCCTATACCATCCGGGTCTCCCGGCGGTATCTGGATGAGGATGACCGGGTCCTGCTGGTGGACGACATTTTGGCCAGCGGGCAGGCTATCCTGGGCCTCCTGGAAATCGCCTCCAAGGCGGGGGCCGAAATCGCCGGGATCGGCGTCGCCATTGAAAAGGCCACCAAGGATGGAGGAGACGTTCTGCGCCGTATGGGCATGCGGGTGGAATCCCTGGTCACGGTGGACCACATCGAGGACGGGCGGATTATTCTGGCGGAAGACGACTAG
- a CDS encoding gamma-glutamyl-gamma-aminobutyrate hydrolase family protein → MERPCILLSASRSGWQNYENAVLRAGGSVAGGYCPQPDAGYDGLLLCGGEDIDPDRYGQKNCGSLGIDPDRDAAEFVLAEAYAAAGKPIFGICRGHQVLNVVLGGSLLQDLGPEWNLFHRRTPGTDVDRIHPLRTEENSLLRRLYGPVFSSNSSHHQAVDRLGDGLRLTAWSEVGIAESLEHETLPLFSVQFHPERMSYAMRRPDAADGALLFEWFIRLCADPIPSTPHLAMK, encoded by the coding sequence ATGGAACGCCCTTGCATTCTGCTCTCAGCCTCCCGCTCAGGCTGGCAAAACTATGAAAACGCCGTTCTCCGGGCCGGGGGCAGCGTGGCGGGCGGCTATTGTCCCCAGCCTGACGCCGGGTATGACGGCCTGCTGCTCTGCGGCGGCGAGGATATTGATCCCGACCGCTATGGCCAGAAAAACTGCGGCTCACTCGGTATCGATCCCGACCGGGATGCCGCCGAGTTCGTTCTCGCGGAGGCCTATGCCGCGGCTGGAAAGCCTATCTTCGGCATCTGCCGGGGACACCAGGTATTGAATGTGGTCTTGGGCGGTTCCCTGCTCCAGGACCTCGGACCGGAGTGGAACCTGTTCCACCGCCGGACGCCCGGCACAGATGTGGACAGAATCCACCCGCTGCGGACAGAGGAAAACTCCCTGCTCCGCCGCCTTTACGGGCCCGTCTTTTCCTCCAACAGCTCCCACCACCAGGCCGTGGACCGGCTTGGAGACGGTCTGCGCCTCACGGCCTGGTCGGAAGTCGGGATTGCAGAATCGCTCGAACACGAAACCCTCCCTCTTTTTTCCGTGCAGTTCCACCCCGAGCGAATGAGCTACGCCATGCGCAGGCCAGACGCCGCGGACGGCGCCCTTCTTTTTGAGTGGTTTATCCGCCTCTGCGCCGACCCGATCCCATCGACCCCTCATCTTGCTATGAAATAA
- a CDS encoding stalk domain-containing protein, whose translation MRRRLYSFVTALVYLCALLPAAFAASDSPTPPGWIPEKNYVVLPGDEVYQSENWAKVLSLRAEAEAGAQLPDAGAEVADTSAGMCYETGLLRLRYAQNAPDAAGAQRAYYSAYRAFSAAASNWKDQNGDQLDSVYYALSLWSNRAALLYDFDYSPYLAVSLDRNLTALGLTLADFYDAPYMDQVSDGDREKVAQAVHAYQNRVALYLDGHQLFAGYNVGGVTAAQPEIRNNRTMIPIRTLAEHLGADVEWVQETSQVVMTRAGVQVIMTLNQTTATVDGKAIQMDVAPYAADGRTLIPARYVAEFFDQSVTWDAENRRVDVQEDKTAVGDSNLEAWALPMGAILSSLNAGDPSWFGLYSRGLPVAGSGSGAYTTNDPPYKSCRRTLSDDWGIDSREALITTVCSMTLHGHNDSFQEAAGLVNGLSASGYQELLNESGEVDRYMWPQTKALSEKWGDRGILCWDLFRMSNLVQWGYEAGYLTYPEALALLEPAAVRLKEAFSSWDEAYENYLDGYNWWARNDMTGQSVWETSRGKRYLLLKESEATSALFNDALFSCAVLPVPGLSAASLSAALSA comes from the coding sequence ATGAGACGGCGTCTGTATTCTTTTGTCACCGCGCTGGTCTACCTGTGTGCTCTGCTGCCTGCCGCCTTTGCGGCGTCGGACTCGCCCACACCGCCGGGCTGGATCCCGGAAAAAAACTATGTGGTGCTCCCCGGAGACGAGGTCTACCAGTCTGAGAACTGGGCCAAGGTGCTCTCTCTGCGCGCCGAGGCCGAAGCCGGGGCCCAGCTTCCCGACGCGGGCGCAGAGGTGGCCGACACCTCCGCGGGCATGTGCTATGAGACCGGACTTTTGCGGCTGCGGTATGCCCAGAACGCCCCGGATGCCGCCGGGGCCCAAAGGGCCTACTACTCCGCCTACCGCGCCTTCAGCGCGGCCGCCAGCAACTGGAAGGACCAGAACGGAGACCAGTTGGACTCTGTTTATTACGCCCTGAGCCTCTGGTCGAATCGCGCGGCCCTGCTCTATGATTTCGACTACAGTCCCTATCTGGCCGTATCCCTGGACCGGAACCTCACCGCCCTCGGCCTGACGCTGGCCGACTTCTATGATGCGCCCTATATGGATCAGGTGAGCGACGGGGACCGTGAAAAGGTCGCCCAGGCCGTCCATGCCTATCAGAACCGAGTGGCCCTCTATCTGGACGGACATCAGCTCTTTGCAGGGTACAACGTGGGGGGCGTAACCGCGGCACAGCCAGAAATCCGCAATAACCGCACGATGATCCCCATCCGCACGCTGGCGGAGCACTTGGGCGCAGATGTGGAGTGGGTGCAGGAGACCAGCCAGGTCGTGATGACCCGGGCAGGCGTCCAGGTGATCATGACCCTGAATCAGACCACCGCCACAGTGGACGGCAAGGCCATTCAGATGGACGTAGCTCCATACGCCGCCGACGGCCGCACCCTGATCCCGGCCCGTTATGTCGCGGAGTTCTTCGACCAGAGCGTGACTTGGGATGCGGAGAATCGCCGGGTTGACGTTCAGGAGGACAAAACGGCGGTCGGCGACTCCAATCTGGAGGCCTGGGCGCTTCCCATGGGGGCCATACTCTCCTCCCTGAATGCGGGTGACCCCTCCTGGTTCGGCCTTTATTCCCGGGGGCTGCCGGTCGCCGGCAGCGGCAGCGGGGCCTACACCACCAACGATCCCCCCTACAAGAGCTGCCGCCGGACCCTCTCCGACGACTGGGGCATTGACAGCCGGGAGGCCCTCATCACGACCGTCTGCTCCATGACGCTCCACGGTCACAACGATTCCTTCCAGGAGGCCGCCGGACTGGTCAACGGCCTCAGCGCGTCCGGCTATCAGGAGCTGCTGAATGAAAGCGGGGAGGTGGACCGCTATATGTGGCCGCAGACCAAGGCTCTCTCGGAAAAATGGGGGGATCGGGGCATCCTGTGCTGGGACCTCTTCCGCATGAGCAATTTGGTCCAGTGGGGTTATGAGGCGGGCTATCTCACCTACCCCGAGGCTCTGGCCCTGCTGGAGCCCGCCGCCGTGCGCCTGAAGGAAGCCTTCTCTTCCTGGGATGAAGCCTATGAGAACTATCTGGACGGCTACAACTGGTGGGCCCGCAACGATATGACTGGGCAATCCGTCTGGGAGACTTCCCGCGGAAAACGCTATCTCCTCCTGAAAGAGAGCGAGGCGACCTCCGCCCTGTTTAACGACGCGCTTTTCTCCTGCGCCGTTCTCCCTGTCCCCGGGCTAAGCGCCGCGTCTCTCTCCGCCGCCCTCTCCGCATGA
- a CDS encoding YitT family protein — protein sequence MKQSPGKTFLTYVWITLASVVYAFGFNWCYAPNHIGFGGITGVGQIINAILPWAPIGTVVIILNIPLFILGWKFIGGHLLVTSLFAMFVSSAAIDALNAIYTFQPMDPMLATIYGGVLMGLSLGVVFLQGATTGGTDLIARLLKLKMAWLPMGKLLMVIDLVVILAVAAAFGNVDSALYGVVALYISSMVMDMVLYGLDTAKVAYIISDRHKEIADTLVRDLDRGVTILHGEGAWSGQEKQVLMCAFKQRQIVTMKQLVKELDPAAFLIVCDAHEVMGEGFREYKQNDL from the coding sequence ATGAAACAATCTCCGGGAAAAACCTTTTTGACCTATGTCTGGATCACCCTGGCCTCCGTCGTCTATGCGTTCGGCTTCAACTGGTGCTACGCGCCCAACCACATCGGTTTCGGCGGCATCACCGGCGTGGGCCAGATCATCAATGCCATCCTCCCCTGGGCTCCCATCGGCACGGTGGTCATCATCCTGAACATTCCCCTCTTCATCCTGGGGTGGAAGTTCATTGGAGGGCACCTGCTGGTGACCTCTCTCTTCGCCATGTTCGTCTCCTCCGCGGCCATCGACGCCCTGAACGCCATCTATACCTTCCAGCCCATGGATCCCATGCTGGCCACCATTTACGGCGGCGTCCTCATGGGTCTCTCCCTGGGCGTGGTCTTCCTTCAGGGCGCCACCACCGGCGGTACCGACCTCATCGCCCGGCTGCTGAAGCTGAAAATGGCCTGGCTGCCCATGGGCAAGCTGCTGATGGTCATTGATCTCGTAGTCATTCTGGCCGTGGCCGCCGCCTTCGGCAATGTGGACAGCGCCCTGTACGGCGTGGTGGCGCTGTACATCTCCTCCATGGTGATGGATATGGTGCTCTACGGCCTGGACACCGCCAAGGTGGCCTATATCATCAGCGACCGGCATAAGGAGATCGCCGACACCCTGGTGCGGGACCTGGACCGGGGCGTTACTATCCTCCACGGCGAGGGTGCCTGGTCCGGTCAGGAAAAACAAGTGCTCATGTGCGCCTTCAAGCAGCGGCAGATCGTCACGATGAAGCAGCTGGTGAAGGAGCTGGACCCCGCCGCCTTCCTCATCGTATGCGATGCCCATGAGGTCATGGGCGAGGGTTTTCGGGAGTACAAACAAAACGATCTGTAA
- a CDS encoding lactate utilization protein encodes MADFARVREHLEARGFTVSCFATAAEACDYLDRTLDGKSIGIGGSVTIRDMGLAERLGTHNRIVWHWAGGTAQEASETQIYLSSVNGLAETGEIINIDGTGNRVASGLYGHEKVYFIVGRNKLAPDYDAALWRARNIAGPKNAQRLQKKTPCAVKGDKCYDCKSPERICSALVVYWRKPSSMDFEVVLVDEDLGF; translated from the coding sequence ATGGCCGACTTTGCACGGGTAAGAGAACACTTAGAGGCACGGGGCTTCACCGTCTCCTGCTTCGCCACCGCGGCGGAGGCCTGCGACTACCTCGACCGTACGCTGGACGGAAAGAGCATTGGGATCGGTGGCTCTGTGACCATCCGGGATATGGGCCTTGCCGAGCGGCTGGGGACGCATAACCGGATCGTCTGGCATTGGGCCGGCGGGACTGCTCAGGAGGCGTCTGAGACCCAGATCTACCTCTCCTCTGTCAACGGTCTGGCCGAGACCGGCGAGATCATCAATATCGACGGCACCGGCAACCGGGTGGCCTCCGGCCTCTACGGCCACGAAAAGGTCTATTTCATCGTGGGGCGGAACAAGCTGGCCCCCGATTACGACGCGGCCCTCTGGCGGGCCCGGAATATTGCCGGGCCCAAAAATGCCCAACGCCTCCAGAAAAAAACGCCCTGCGCTGTCAAGGGCGACAAGTGCTATGACTGCAAGAGCCCGGAGCGCATTTGCAGCGCGCTGGTAGTCTACTGGCGCAAGCCCTCCTCGATGGACTTCGAGGTGGTGCTGGTGGATGAGGACCTGGGTTTCTGA
- a CDS encoding tyrosine-type recombinase/integrase, translating to MAVSSRQVQNKRDGNGVLTGKPGTVYDVNIKYNAPDGRKSYMKRGFATKKEATQHEAEMKTKLLNPTYTPTNSAQGKQTVKEYMEDWIETHGKANLRPSTYASYQGWIKNHIVPNIGHVQLNQLSPAMLDKLFQQLFDKGLSNSSVKYTQRILSVALEAARKYHYIETNPARDIITKFGKQGKTPDPYTIEQMQEFMSKVIGTEWEMPVMLAGMYGLRLSEILGLRWKNVDFQNNTFGVVEQLPFNLPAGTKEVAEMAPTKSNDRILPITDQTRLYFEQQLALQERRKELTAASGAPYYDNDLVVAKPDGAPFRRDTVSTAFGQLIRHLELPHLRFHDLRHTAATNMHQLTGDFYTVGEILGHTLKGIGMSLGISTNFDAVTAQYVDVRLNRKKTVLETYHKALHPQKEAAAAAKPAPTAKKPGRKKSSEMEL from the coding sequence ATGGCCGTATCATCACGACAAGTACAGAATAAGCGCGACGGCAACGGCGTTTTGACCGGCAAGCCCGGAACCGTCTACGATGTGAATATCAAGTACAACGCGCCGGACGGCAGAAAAAGCTACATGAAGCGCGGCTTTGCCACCAAGAAAGAAGCCACGCAGCATGAGGCCGAAATGAAAACCAAGCTGCTCAATCCGACCTATACGCCCACCAACTCGGCGCAGGGCAAGCAGACGGTCAAAGAGTACATGGAGGACTGGATAGAAACCCACGGCAAGGCAAATCTGCGCCCAAGCACCTACGCAAGCTATCAAGGCTGGATTAAGAACCACATCGTCCCCAACATCGGCCATGTTCAGCTCAACCAGCTTTCCCCGGCCATGCTGGATAAGCTCTTTCAGCAGCTTTTCGACAAAGGCCTTTCAAACAGCAGCGTCAAATACACGCAGCGCATTTTGAGCGTGGCGCTGGAAGCTGCACGGAAATATCACTACATCGAAACCAACCCCGCCCGCGACATCATCACCAAGTTTGGGAAGCAGGGCAAGACGCCCGACCCGTACACCATCGAGCAGATGCAGGAGTTTATGAGCAAGGTCATCGGCACCGAATGGGAAATGCCGGTCATGCTGGCTGGAATGTACGGCTTGCGTTTGAGTGAAATCCTCGGTTTGCGCTGGAAGAACGTCGATTTTCAAAACAACACTTTCGGCGTAGTCGAGCAGTTGCCTTTCAATCTCCCGGCTGGAACAAAGGAAGTCGCAGAAATGGCACCGACAAAATCGAATGACCGCATCCTGCCTATCACAGATCAGACGCGGCTTTACTTTGAACAACAGCTTGCTTTGCAGGAGCGCCGCAAGGAGCTGACCGCGGCATCGGGAGCGCCCTACTATGATAACGATTTGGTAGTTGCCAAGCCGGACGGCGCACCTTTCCGGCGTGACACGGTATCAACGGCTTTCGGGCAGCTTATCCGGCATCTTGAATTACCGCACTTGCGTTTTCATGATTTGAGGCACACGGCGGCCACCAATATGCACCAGCTAACCGGCGATTTTTATACTGTCGGTGAGATTTTAGGGCATACGCTGAAAGGCATCGGTATGTCGCTGGGTATCTCGACCAACTTTGACGCGGTGACAGCGCAGTATGTCGATGTGCGGCTTAATCGAAAAAAGACGGTGCTGGAAACCTACCATAAGGCGCTGCACCCGCAAAAGGAAGCGGCGGCAGCGGCGAAGCCCGCACCGACAGCGAAGAAACCCGGCAGAAAGAAAAGCAGCGAAATGGAGCTTTAG